A single window of Aythya fuligula isolate bAytFul2 chromosome Z, bAytFul2.pri, whole genome shotgun sequence DNA harbors:
- the CLTA gene encoding clathrin light chain A isoform X1, translated as MSSSEAEALGAQAAGNGSGNGHGALLDGAEEDPAAAFLAQQENEIAGIESDEGYGILESGEVPPSLQAADGLAAGAVDGVINGDVYQESNGPTDCYAAISQVDRLQSEPESIRKWREEQKERLEQLDANSRKQEAEWKEKAIKELEEWYARQDEKLQKTKASNRVADEAFYKQPFADVIGYVTNINHPCYSLEQAAEEAFVNDAEDVFPGTEWERVAQLCDFNPKSSKQAKDVSRMRSVLISLKQAPLVR; from the exons aTGTCGTCGTCGGAGGCGGAGGCGCTGGGCGCGCAGGCGGCCGGGAACGGCAGCGGCAACGGCCACGGCGCGCTGCTGGACGGCGCCGAGGAGGACCCGGCCGCCGCCTTCCTGGCGCAGCAGGAGAACGAGATCGCGGGCATCGAGAGCGACGAGGGCTACGGCATCCTGGAGAGCGGCGAGGTGCCGCCCTCCCTGCAGGCCGCCGACGGGCTCGCAGCCG GTGCAGTTGATGGAGTGATTAATGGAGATGTCTATCAG GAGAGTAACGGTCCAACAGACTGCTATGCTGCCATATCACAAGTAGATCGACTGCAGTCAGAGCCAGAGAGCATTCGTAAGTGGAGAGAGGAGCAAAAGGAGCGCCTGGAGCAGCTTG ATGCTAACTCACGAAAGCAGGAAGCagaatggaaagagaaagcaataaAGGAGTTGGAGGAGTGGTATGCCAGGCAAGATGAAAAgctccagaaaacaaaagccagcaACAG GGTGGCAGATGAAGCTTTCTACAAACAACCCTTCGCTGATGTGATTGGTTATGT CACAAACATAAATCATCCTTGCTACAGCCTAGAACA GGCAGCTGAAGAAGCCTTTGTGAACGATGCAGAAGATGTATTTCCGGGCACTGAGTGGGAACGCGTGGCTCAGCTCTGTGACTTTAATCCCAAGTCTAGTAAGCAGGCTAAAGACGTGTCCCGCATGCGTTCAGTCCTCATCTCACTCAAGCAGGCTCCGCTGGTTCGCTGA
- the CLTA gene encoding clathrin light chain A isoform X2, which produces MSSSEAEALGAQAAGNGSGNGHGALLDGAEEDPAAAFLAQQENEIAGIESDEGYGILESGEVPPSLQAADGLAAGAVDGVINGDVYQESNGPTDCYAAISQVDRLQSEPESIRKWREEQKERLEQLDANSRKQEAEWKEKAIKELEEWYARQDEKLQKTKASNRVADEAFYKQPFADVIGYVAAEEAFVNDAEDVFPGTEWERVAQLCDFNPKSSKQAKDVSRMRSVLISLKQAPLVR; this is translated from the exons aTGTCGTCGTCGGAGGCGGAGGCGCTGGGCGCGCAGGCGGCCGGGAACGGCAGCGGCAACGGCCACGGCGCGCTGCTGGACGGCGCCGAGGAGGACCCGGCCGCCGCCTTCCTGGCGCAGCAGGAGAACGAGATCGCGGGCATCGAGAGCGACGAGGGCTACGGCATCCTGGAGAGCGGCGAGGTGCCGCCCTCCCTGCAGGCCGCCGACGGGCTCGCAGCCG GTGCAGTTGATGGAGTGATTAATGGAGATGTCTATCAG GAGAGTAACGGTCCAACAGACTGCTATGCTGCCATATCACAAGTAGATCGACTGCAGTCAGAGCCAGAGAGCATTCGTAAGTGGAGAGAGGAGCAAAAGGAGCGCCTGGAGCAGCTTG ATGCTAACTCACGAAAGCAGGAAGCagaatggaaagagaaagcaataaAGGAGTTGGAGGAGTGGTATGCCAGGCAAGATGAAAAgctccagaaaacaaaagccagcaACAG GGTGGCAGATGAAGCTTTCTACAAACAACCCTTCGCTGATGTGATTGGTTATGT GGCAGCTGAAGAAGCCTTTGTGAACGATGCAGAAGATGTATTTCCGGGCACTGAGTGGGAACGCGTGGCTCAGCTCTGTGACTTTAATCCCAAGTCTAGTAAGCAGGCTAAAGACGTGTCCCGCATGCGTTCAGTCCTCATCTCACTCAAGCAGGCTCCGCTGGTTCGCTGA
- the CLTA gene encoding clathrin light chain A isoform X3, which translates to MSSSEAEALGAQAAGNGSGNGHGALLDGAEEDPAAAFLAQQENEIAGIESDEGYGILESGEVPPSLQAADGLAAGAVDGVINGDVYQESNGPTDCYAAISQVDRLQSEPESIRKWREEQKERLEQLDANSRKQEAEWKEKAIKELEEWYARQDEKLQKTKASNRAAEEAFVNDAEDVFPGTEWERVAQLCDFNPKSSKQAKDVSRMRSVLISLKQAPLVR; encoded by the exons aTGTCGTCGTCGGAGGCGGAGGCGCTGGGCGCGCAGGCGGCCGGGAACGGCAGCGGCAACGGCCACGGCGCGCTGCTGGACGGCGCCGAGGAGGACCCGGCCGCCGCCTTCCTGGCGCAGCAGGAGAACGAGATCGCGGGCATCGAGAGCGACGAGGGCTACGGCATCCTGGAGAGCGGCGAGGTGCCGCCCTCCCTGCAGGCCGCCGACGGGCTCGCAGCCG GTGCAGTTGATGGAGTGATTAATGGAGATGTCTATCAG GAGAGTAACGGTCCAACAGACTGCTATGCTGCCATATCACAAGTAGATCGACTGCAGTCAGAGCCAGAGAGCATTCGTAAGTGGAGAGAGGAGCAAAAGGAGCGCCTGGAGCAGCTTG ATGCTAACTCACGAAAGCAGGAAGCagaatggaaagagaaagcaataaAGGAGTTGGAGGAGTGGTATGCCAGGCAAGATGAAAAgctccagaaaacaaaagccagcaACAG GGCAGCTGAAGAAGCCTTTGTGAACGATGCAGAAGATGTATTTCCGGGCACTGAGTGGGAACGCGTGGCTCAGCTCTGTGACTTTAATCCCAAGTCTAGTAAGCAGGCTAAAGACGTGTCCCGCATGCGTTCAGTCCTCATCTCACTCAAGCAGGCTCCGCTGGTTCGCTGA